Proteins found in one Salmo salar chromosome ssa26, Ssal_v3.1, whole genome shotgun sequence genomic segment:
- the LOC123730789 gene encoding uncharacterized protein codes for MVIANNCIRLREQQDHIMADNTIFQNVNRLSLSALSRLLKRNRIRMKQLYRVPFERNSDRVKQLRFEYVQRVMELEADAVHHQLIYVDEAGFNLAQTRCCGRNIIGHRAIINVPGQRGGNIRMFSAIRQNGILHHHAILGPYNTAHIITFLDTLHNRLIPNDHGPEKPRYVIIWDNVSFHRAAVVCNWFTGHPLFIALNLPHTLHS; via the exons atggtcatTGCAAATAACTGCATCAGACTCAGAGAACAGCAGGACCACATAATGGCAGATAACACCATATTCCAAAACGTCAACAGATTGAGTCTCTCTGCACTGTCTCGTCTACTGAAACGCAATAGAATTAGGATGAAGCAGCTCTACAGAGTTCCTTTCGAAAGAAACTCAGACCGTGTAAAACAACTGAGATTTGAATATGTGCAG AGAGTCATGGAGCTAGAAGCAGATGCAGTGCATCATCAGCTAATATATGTGGACGAGGCAGGTTTCAACCTTGCACAAACAAGGTGCTGCGGCAGAAATATCATCGGACACCGTGCCATCATCAACGTCCCGGGACAACGTGGTGGCAACATAAGAATGTTTTCGGCTATTCGTCAAAATGGCATCCTTCACCATCATGCAATCCTAGGCCCATACAACACTGCACACATTATCACATTTCTTGACACCCTCCACAACAGACTAATCCCTAATGACCATGGGCCAGAGAAGCCCAGGTACGTTATCAtctgggacaatgttagtttccACCGGGCTGCTGTGGTCTGCAATTGGTTCACAGGTCACCCACTTTTCATCGCACTCAATCTCCCCCATACTCTCCATTCTTGA